The Primulina huaijiensis isolate GDHJ02 chromosome 12, ASM1229523v2, whole genome shotgun sequence genome has a window encoding:
- the LOC140990009 gene encoding uncharacterized protein, with the protein MEYESGSCNLSFLGSCKCKRQLFVISIFSGCSLMDIFERLGKKCAEITPEAMILQYVAPQHKMHVTLNDDDALNMIHLHMCMKLSMIELMAESKNEHVRNQNIRRVDEEDRQRNSGNEADQASLSNTLDAWINCIRGVGQTFKDAADFRRCVKNYDVATRRSFSYRKNNSEKVTVTCTETSCGWRIYASKYKADNIFAIRKCNLEHTCGENNLRSRGHPRADATWIANVVKGKLIGEPSYRPCTIQKDLQRDYGVELNYRNVWKGKELAMHDIHGTDKGCYDRLRWYCRAVKETNPGSVAECEIDIETNKFKRLFICLHACVVGFVTGCRPLIFLDGTHIKNKFKGCILLAVSKDANDDLFTIAYSVVDAENDINWEWFCYHLRSVLLSYQSIPFNEYTFFSDRHPGIIKAVNLLFTGSHHAYCLRHLVDNFVKVEKESAGRGIKHVDTSEKSYAFEWKHWWFTHYVIVLFLKMWGKSWFGLPYCHVVLVLVDVLYSYMFSGKKLGL; encoded by the exons ATGGAATATGAAAGTGGGTCTTGCAACCTGTCGTTTTTGGGTAGCTGTAAATGCAAGAGACAGTTGTTTGTGATTTCAATTTTCAGCGGTTGTAGTTTGATGGACATTTTTGAGAGGCTTGGAAAAAAATGTGCTGAGATTACTCCTGAAGCTATGATTCTGCAATACGTAGCCCCCCAACACAAGATGCACGTGACTTTGAACGACGATGATGCCCTAAATATGATTCATCTTCATATGTGTATGAAGCTCAGCATGATTGAATTGATGGCAGAGAGTAAAAACGAACATGTCCGCAACCAAAATATTCGGAG GGTTGATGAGGAAGACAGACAGAGAAATAGTGGTAACGAAGCTGATCAAGCCTCTTTGAGCAATACACTAGATGCTTGGATTAACTGCATTCGTGGTGTAGGTCAAACATTCAAAGATGCTGCTGACTTTAGAAGAtgtgttaaaaattatgatgttgCTACAAGGCGTTCATTTTCATACAGAAAGAATAATAGCGAAAAAGTCACTGTTACTTGTACTGAGACTAGTTGTGGATGGAGAATTTATGCTTCTAAATACAAAGCAGACAATATATTTGCGATCCGAAAATGCAATTTAGAGCATACATGTGGTGAGAATAATCTACGTAGTAGAGGACATCCTAGAGCAGATGCAACATGGATAGCTAATGTGGTGAAAGGCAAACTTATAGGAGAGCCCTCTTATCGTCCTTGTACAATTCAAAAAGACTTACAAAGAGATTATGGTGTAGAGTTAAACTATCGCAATGTGTGGAAGGGCAAGGAGTTAGCGATGCATGATATTCATGGCACAGATAAGGGATGCTATGATAGACTAAGATGGTATTGTCGAGCTGTTAAAGAAACGAATCCTGGAAGTGTTGCTGAGTGTGAGATTGATATCGAAACTAACAAATTTAAACGACTGTTCATTTGTTTGCACGCATGTGTAGTTGGTTTTGTTACTGGTTGTAGACCGTTGATTTTTTTGGACGGGACTCATATAAAGAATAAGTTTAAAGGTTGTATCCTACTTGCTGTGTCGAAGGATGCCAATGATGATCTTTTCACAATCGCTTATTCTGTAGTGGACGCGGAGAATGATATTAATTGGGAATGGTTTTGTTATCATCTGAGAAGTGTTTTGCTTTCGTATCAAAGCATTCCATTCAATGAGTACACTTTTTTCTCTGACAGACATCCTGGGATTATCAAGGCAGTTAATCTACTATTTACGGGCAGTCACCATGCGTACTGCTTGAGACATTTAGTTGATAATTTTGTGAAAGTG GAAAAAGAGAGTGCTGGAAGGGGAATCAAGCATGTTGATACCAGTGAGAAGTCGTACGCGTTCGAGTGGAAGCATTGGTGGTTTACGCATTATGtgattgttttgtttttgaaaatgtggGGAAAGAGTTGGTTTGGTTTGCCTTACTGTCATGTTGTTTTAGTGCTTGTTGATGTCTTGTATTCTTATATGTTCTCTGGAAAAAAACTTGGGCTTTAG